The following coding sequences are from one Nilaparvata lugens isolate BPH chromosome 4, ASM1435652v1, whole genome shotgun sequence window:
- the LOC111059301 gene encoding uncharacterized protein LOC111059301 isoform X2, with translation MQQKQLAILLLGMSALIGLYFDLNWNGVFCKEEMVNPIRSLDISISGSGIGIEIEIINSTFPPELNTAVYIDRAVCIRMTKGHPTIGDDSFPATTVIKIRTKNTQSDIMDITNYWTRFEAYFYICTSPQVADFFFHRVEQIHSVSEQRVSKATLFDQRLEAERVEILSGGAVKIVTL, from the exons ATGCAGCAGAAACAGTTGGCGATATTACTACTTGGTATGAGTGCCCTCATAGGACTGTATTTTGATCT GAATTGGAACGGAGTATTTTGTAAAGAGGAAATGGTGAATCCTATAAGATCTTTGGACATTTCAATTTCAGGTTCCGGAATCGGAATTGAGAtagaaattattaattctacattccCACCGGAGTTGAACACTGCGGTATACATTGACAGAGCTGT ATGTATTAGAATGACGAAAGGACATCCAACCATTGGAGACGATAGTTTTCCCGCCACTACCGTTATCAAAATCAGAACGAAAAACACGCAGTCGGATATCATGGATATCACGAATTACTGGACTCGCTTTGAGGCTTATTTCTACATTTGCACTAGTCCACAG GTAGCTGATTTTTTCTTCCACCGAGTGGAGCAAATTCATTCGGTTAGTGAACAACGAGTGTCGAAGGCCACCTTGTTTGATCAAAGGTTGGAAGCTGAACGGGTGGAAATCCTATCAG GTGGTGCTGTGAAAATTGTAACACTCTAA
- the LOC111059301 gene encoding uncharacterized protein LOC111059301 isoform X1, translated as MQQKQLAILLLGMSALIGLYFDLNWNGVFCKEEMVNPIRSLDISISGSGIGIEIEIINSTFPPELNTAVYIDRAVCIRMTKGHPTIGDDSFPATTVIKIRTKNTQSDIMDITNYWTRFEAYFYICTSPQVADFFFHRVEQIHSVSEQRVSKATLFDQRLEAERVEILSGENKGKSTVKIRVVTYRNYNDWNAERMFSGAVKIVTL; from the exons ATGCAGCAGAAACAGTTGGCGATATTACTACTTGGTATGAGTGCCCTCATAGGACTGTATTTTGATCT GAATTGGAACGGAGTATTTTGTAAAGAGGAAATGGTGAATCCTATAAGATCTTTGGACATTTCAATTTCAGGTTCCGGAATCGGAATTGAGAtagaaattattaattctacattccCACCGGAGTTGAACACTGCGGTATACATTGACAGAGCTGT ATGTATTAGAATGACGAAAGGACATCCAACCATTGGAGACGATAGTTTTCCCGCCACTACCGTTATCAAAATCAGAACGAAAAACACGCAGTCGGATATCATGGATATCACGAATTACTGGACTCGCTTTGAGGCTTATTTCTACATTTGCACTAGTCCACAG GTAGCTGATTTTTTCTTCCACCGAGTGGAGCAAATTCATTCGGTTAGTGAACAACGAGTGTCGAAGGCCACCTTGTTTGATCAAAGGTTGGAAGCTGAACGGGTGGAAATCCTATCAGGTGAAAACAAGGGTAAAAGTACAGTCAAAATAAGAGTGGTAACTTACAGAAACTATAACGATTGGAACGCAGAAAGAATGTTCA GTGGTGCTGTGAAAATTGTAACACTCTAA